From Caminibacter mediatlanticus TB-2, the proteins below share one genomic window:
- a CDS encoding winged helix-turn-helix domain-containing protein, with protein sequence MILVYDYTDIYEFDKKIVFSQDNFFNEVLKEKYKILIINFDFLKDFLEIKKFFNGYVIFIYHIYGFVEYKKALEIGDFFYTYDEIWKVNLRIEYLKKKLKIKDIYKIKDFIIDIKNYIIFKDNKPIKISKAEFEILKTLLLNQNKYISKEFILNSIDEINSYDTIKVLISKLRNLGFNIETIKNLGYKIKEE encoded by the coding sequence ATGATTTTAGTTTATGATTATACTGATATTTATGAATTTGATAAAAAAATTGTTTTTAGTCAAGATAATTTTTTTAATGAAGTTTTAAAGGAAAAATATAAAATTCTAATAATTAATTTTGATTTTTTAAAAGATTTTTTAGAAATTAAAAAGTTTTTTAATGGATATGTTATTTTTATTTATCACATTTATGGATTTGTAGAGTATAAAAAGGCATTGGAAATAGGAGATTTTTTTTATACATATGATGAGATTTGGAAAGTTAATTTAAGAATAGAATATTTAAAAAAGAAATTAAAAATTAAAGATATTTATAAAATTAAAGATTTTATTATTGATATAAAAAATTATATAATTTTCAAAGACAATAAACCAATTAAAATTTCAAAAGCTGAATTTGAAATTTTAAAAACTTTATTATTAAATCAAAATAAATATATTTCAAAAGAATTTATTTTAAATAGTATTGATGAAATTAATAGTTATGATACAATTAAAGTATTAATTTCAAAGCTTAGAAATTTAGGTTTTAATATAGAAACAATTAAAAATTTAGGATATAAAATAAAGGAGGAATAA
- a CDS encoding methylenetetrahydrofolate reductase, with protein sequence MIDINKDRLITLETTPPKLPTIEPMIEKIKKSEAYKYIDGFSTTDCPLSKLKYNSIIAAYKLQKNFKKPVIATITMRDRNKIALQSDLLGANDLDVTNILAITGDPASMSDQPNTKAVVEGNSTLLLDIIRAFNNGMDYSGKEFKIKPKPITPFAVSNSFAKNFSSIEKKMYKKVKHYAKGIITQPVFDEDIANKLISIRDKIRFEFKDTREFDLIFGFFPITKLKTAQFLKSHVPGIYVPDEWIEKLIKAHKISEDEEYKVGLDLSKTLFEKLQKIHPKIHIMTANRFEIVKELF encoded by the coding sequence ATGATTGATATAAATAAAGATAGATTAATTACTCTTGAAACAACACCTCCAAAACTACCTACAATTGAACCAATGATTGAAAAAATAAAAAAAAGCGAAGCTTATAAATATATCGATGGATTTTCTACAACTGATTGTCCTTTAAGTAAACTTAAATATAATTCAATAATTGCCGCATATAAACTTCAAAAAAATTTCAAAAAACCGGTAATTGCTACAATAACAATGAGAGATAGAAATAAAATAGCTCTCCAAAGTGATTTACTTGGAGCAAATGATTTAGATGTAACTAATATTTTAGCAATTACAGGAGACCCTGCCAGTATGTCAGACCAACCAAATACAAAAGCTGTTGTAGAAGGGAATTCTACTTTACTTCTTGATATTATAAGAGCGTTTAATAATGGAATGGATTATAGCGGAAAAGAATTTAAAATAAAGCCAAAACCGATTACTCCTTTTGCAGTTAGCAATTCTTTTGCTAAAAATTTCTCTTCAATAGAAAAAAAGATGTATAAAAAAGTAAAACATTACGCAAAAGGAATTATAACTCAACCTGTATTTGATGAAGATATTGCTAATAAATTAATCTCAATTAGAGATAAAATAAGATTTGAATTTAAAGATACAAGAGAATTTGATTTAATTTTTGGATTTTTCCCAATAACTAAGCTAAAAACTGCTCAATTCTTAAAATCACATGTCCCAGGAATTTATGTCCCAGATGAATGGATAGAAAAATTAATAAAGGCACATAAAATCTCAGAAGATGAAGAATATAAAGTTGGACTTGATTTAAGTAAAACACTTTTTGAAAAACTTCAAAAAATACACCCTAAAATACATATTATGACAGCAAATAGATTTGAAATAGTAAAAGAGCTTTTTTAA
- a CDS encoding anthranilate synthase component II, protein MILMIDNYDSFTYNIVQYCLELGANLKVIRNDEMSIEEIKKLNPEKIIISPGPSTPKEAGVSVEVVKKIQKPILGVCLGHQSIAYAFGGEIIRAKNLMHGKTSNIEVTLKDDIYKNLPNKFRVTRYHSLIVNKKNLPKNIIPTSFSIDDEEIMSLRVKDKPIYGVQFHPESIMSEYGKEIINNFLKL, encoded by the coding sequence ATGATTTTAATGATTGATAACTATGATAGTTTTACATATAATATTGTTCAATATTGTTTAGAACTTGGAGCTAATTTAAAAGTTATTAGAAATGATGAAATGAGTATAGAAGAGATAAAAAAACTTAATCCTGAAAAGATAATAATATCTCCTGGACCTTCAACTCCAAAAGAGGCAGGAGTAAGTGTAGAGGTTGTTAAAAAAATCCAAAAGCCAATTCTTGGAGTTTGTCTTGGTCATCAATCAATTGCTTATGCTTTTGGAGGAGAAATAATAAGAGCTAAAAATTTAATGCATGGAAAAACGAGTAATATTGAAGTTACTTTAAAAGATGATATTTATAAAAATTTACCAAATAAATTTAGAGTTACAAGGTATCATTCATTAATTGTGAATAAAAAAAACCTTCCTAAAAATATAATTCCAACTTCATTTTCTATTGATGATGAAGAGATAATGAGTTTAAGAGTTAAAGATAAACCAATTTATGGAGTGCAGTTTCATCCTGAGTCAATTATGAGTGAATATGGAAAAGAAATTATCAATAACTTTTTAAAATTATGA
- a CDS encoding glycosyltransferase family 39 protein, translating into MRLILFFLLYYLFLFWYGVNFLSFSIVEVESIEKFPLLNLILNVSFYLFGVNDFALRIPSLIISVFNVMLFFNIAKYYFKKENDIFFTTIIFALIPGFIISSLIINKSIYLLFFTLLFVFLYKKNRFFSYLLLMAGVFLDKSLIVLYLGIVFYSIYKKDNLLLVLSLILLTFNANFFNYKIGGKPKGYFLNVLGTYFLIFSPLVFVYFLFSLYKGFFLKKDIIFFIAITSFLVSILFSFRQRIKIDDYAPYVLPYTIYMVKIFLKSYRIRLPRFRNSYKLLFVILFSSLIIFDIALFLNSYTPARKLTNSFYFIKPLTKKLKNKNIDFVYCNNTKLCKSLYFYGIKKGSIYYLKYNKSSLKVSIFHKKNKILEIDVSKLNTL; encoded by the coding sequence ATGAGATTAATATTATTTTTTTTACTTTATTATCTTTTTTTGTTTTGGTATGGTGTTAACTTTTTATCTTTTTCGATTGTTGAAGTAGAAAGTATTGAAAAATTTCCTTTATTAAATTTAATTTTAAATGTTAGTTTTTATTTATTTGGTGTAAATGATTTTGCACTTAGAATACCAAGTTTAATAATAAGTGTTTTTAATGTGATGCTTTTTTTTAATATTGCTAAATATTATTTTAAAAAAGAAAACGATATTTTTTTTACTACTATTATTTTTGCTTTAATTCCAGGATTTATAATTTCATCTCTTATTATTAATAAATCTATTTATCTTCTGTTTTTTACACTTTTATTTGTTTTTCTCTATAAAAAAAACAGATTTTTTTCATATCTGTTATTAATGGCAGGAGTTTTTTTAGATAAAAGTTTAATAGTATTATATTTAGGAATAGTTTTTTATTCAATTTATAAAAAAGATAATTTGTTATTAGTTTTATCTTTAATTTTATTAACATTTAATGCTAATTTTTTTAATTATAAAATTGGAGGAAAACCGAAAGGATATTTTTTAAATGTATTAGGTACTTATTTTTTGATTTTTTCTCCATTGGTATTTGTTTATTTTTTATTTTCATTATATAAAGGATTTTTTTTAAAAAAAGATATTATTTTTTTTATTGCAATAACATCTTTTTTAGTTTCAATTCTTTTTTCATTTAGACAAAGAATTAAAATAGATGACTATGCTCCTTATGTGCTTCCATATACAATTTATATGGTAAAAATTTTTTTAAAATCGTATAGGATTAGACTTCCAAGATTTAGAAATAGTTATAAACTACTTTTTGTAATTTTATTTAGTTCGTTAATAATTTTTGATATAGCTTTATTTTTGAATAGTTATACCCCAGCAAGAAAATTAACAAATAGTTTTTATTTTATAAAACCTTTAACTAAAAAATTAAAAAATAAAAATATAGATTTTGTTTATTGCAATAATACAAAATTATGTAAAAGTTTATATTTTTATGGAATAAAAAAAGGAAGTATATATTATTTAAAATATAATAAATCCTCTTTAAAAGTTTCAATATTTCACAAAAAAAATAAAATTTTAGAAATTGATGTTTCAAAACTAAACACACTATAA
- a CDS encoding ATP citrate lyase citrate-binding domain-containing protein, translated as MAQKPIREYDGKRLFNENWDKYFSGLEYPFESVLVTSGEELKEIANKPGYEWLKEKPLVAKPDMLFGKRGKNNLVLFKVNKPGDVTLEDAAKWIDEKRAGKTKLLSGQEGVLTHFIVEPFTPHSEDEEYYIAATTFDENYDVLYMSAHGGMEVEENWDKVTEVKIPIDATDEEIEKIIKENIPADIPEDKKDTYANFAINFYKFFRDLNFAYLEINPVVIVGNKVYLLDLVARLDDTAGFLMKDKWGDIEFPTPFGMPEKSPEEKAIAEADAKTGASLKLTVLNPKGRIWTLVAGGGASVVYADTIADLAGGVEDLANYGEYSGGPTTDETRFYTETVLDLMTREKDEKGRDKILIIGGAIANFTDVAKTFTGIIQAFEKYADKMKDVGVRIYVRRGGPNYEKGLKDIKEAAERLGLPIKVYGPETHITDIVRMALEDDKKGEK; from the coding sequence ATGGCTCAAAAACCTATACGTGAATATGATGGTAAAAGACTATTTAATGAAAATTGGGATAAATATTTTAGTGGACTTGAATATCCATTTGAAAGTGTTTTAGTTACAAGTGGAGAGGAATTAAAAGAAATAGCAAATAAACCTGGTTATGAGTGGCTCAAAGAAAAACCTCTTGTTGCAAAACCAGATATGCTTTTTGGTAAAAGAGGAAAAAATAATCTTGTATTATTTAAAGTAAATAAGCCTGGTGATGTTACACTTGAAGATGCAGCAAAATGGATTGATGAAAAAAGAGCAGGAAAAACTAAACTTTTAAGCGGACAAGAAGGTGTTTTAACTCACTTTATTGTAGAACCTTTTACACCACATAGTGAAGATGAAGAGTATTATATTGCTGCTACTACATTTGATGAAAATTATGATGTTTTATATATGTCAGCACATGGTGGTATGGAAGTAGAAGAAAATTGGGATAAAGTTACAGAAGTTAAAATTCCAATTGATGCTACTGATGAAGAAATTGAAAAAATAATTAAAGAAAATATTCCAGCAGATATTCCAGAAGATAAAAAAGATACTTATGCAAACTTTGCAATTAATTTTTATAAGTTTTTTAGAGACTTAAATTTTGCATATCTTGAAATAAATCCAGTAGTAATTGTAGGAAATAAAGTATATTTACTTGATTTAGTTGCAAGACTTGATGATACAGCTGGATTTTTAATGAAAGATAAATGGGGTGATATTGAATTTCCAACACCATTTGGTATGCCAGAAAAATCACCAGAAGAAAAAGCAATTGCAGAAGCTGATGCAAAAACAGGTGCATCACTTAAACTAACTGTACTTAATCCAAAAGGTAGAATTTGGACATTAGTTGCTGGTGGTGGGGCAAGTGTTGTTTATGCTGATACTATTGCTGACTTAGCTGGTGGAGTTGAAGATTTAGCAAATTATGGAGAATATTCAGGTGGTCCTACTACTGATGAAACAAGATTTTATACTGAAACAGTCCTTGATTTAATGACAAGAGAAAAAGATGAAAAAGGTAGAGATAAAATCTTAATTATTGGTGGGGCAATTGCAAACTTTACAGATGTTGCAAAAACATTTACAGGAATTATCCAAGCATTTGAAAAGTATGCTGATAAAATGAAAGATGTTGGAGTTAGAATTTATGTAAGAAGAGGTGGGCCTAACTATGAAAAAGGTCTAAAAGATATTAAAGAAGCAGCTGAAAGACTTGGACTTCCAATTAAAGTTTATGGACCTGAAACTCACATTACTGATATTGTAAGAATGGCTCTTGAAGATGACAAAAAAGGAGAGAAATAA
- a CDS encoding citrate/2-methylcitrate synthase codes for MENRLFTRDTQAIFWNNNKSAIQRMLDYDYVIQREKPSVAAIVAPTSSNKFEKFFFGTDEVMIPIYKSTADAVKNHPNADVLLNFASFRTAYDVTNEALDMDQFRVIMITAEGIPERLARLMNKKAREKGVTIIGPATVGAISPGAFKVANIGGTIENIVKSKLHRAGSAGLVTRSGGLFNELSNIIALNADGIAEGVAIGGDRFVGSTFIDHMLRMEKNPDVKYMVLLGEVGGREEYKIIEAIKEGKITKPVIAWCIGTIAKHFSSGVQFGHAGASANAEEETAEAKNRAMREAGIHVPDNFNDLPHVIKGVYEQLKGEGIIGEIKEPEVPNIPEDYNKALAKGKIRKPRNFVCTISDDRGEEAVYAGIPISQVATPDTGYSIGDVITLLWFKKRYPKWATDFIETVIKTVADHGPAVSGAHNAKVTARAGKSVVESLVTGLLTIGPRFGGAIDGAAKYFKYAHDNGMTPKEFLAYMKKQGIPIPGIGHRIKSVRNPDKRVEGLKKYAAEFFPATPLLDYALEVEKETTAKKENLILNVDGTIGILMVDMWRALGYTEREIEEFIESGTLNAFFILGRSIGFIGHILDEKRLGMPMYRHPWDDILYQVDKAEEI; via the coding sequence ATGGAAAATAGACTATTTACAAGAGATACACAAGCAATTTTCTGGAATAATAATAAATCTGCAATTCAAAGAATGCTTGATTATGATTATGTTATTCAAAGAGAAAAACCATCAGTAGCAGCAATTGTTGCTCCTACTTCATCTAATAAATTTGAAAAATTCTTTTTTGGTACTGATGAGGTTATGATTCCTATTTATAAATCAACTGCTGATGCTGTTAAAAATCATCCTAATGCTGATGTTTTACTTAACTTTGCTTCATTTAGGACTGCTTATGATGTAACAAATGAAGCACTTGATATGGACCAATTTAGAGTAATTATGATTACAGCTGAGGGAATTCCTGAAAGACTTGCAAGACTTATGAATAAAAAAGCAAGAGAAAAAGGTGTTACAATTATTGGTCCTGCAACTGTTGGTGCAATTAGTCCAGGTGCATTTAAAGTTGCAAATATTGGTGGTACTATTGAGAATATAGTAAAATCAAAACTCCATAGAGCTGGAAGTGCAGGGCTTGTAACAAGAAGTGGTGGTTTATTTAACGAACTTTCAAATATTATTGCACTTAATGCAGATGGTATTGCTGAGGGTGTTGCAATTGGTGGTGATAGATTTGTAGGCTCTACATTTATTGACCATATGCTTAGAATGGAAAAAAATCCAGATGTAAAATATATGGTATTACTTGGTGAAGTTGGTGGAAGAGAAGAGTATAAAATTATCGAAGCAATTAAAGAAGGAAAAATTACAAAACCTGTTATTGCTTGGTGTATTGGTACAATTGCTAAACATTTTAGCAGTGGTGTACAATTTGGGCATGCAGGAGCAAGTGCAAATGCAGAAGAAGAAACAGCAGAAGCTAAAAACAGAGCTATGAGAGAAGCTGGAATTCATGTACCTGATAACTTTAATGATTTACCACATGTAATTAAAGGTGTATATGAACAATTAAAAGGTGAGGGTATTATTGGTGAGATTAAAGAACCAGAAGTACCAAATATTCCAGAAGATTATAATAAAGCTCTTGCAAAAGGAAAAATTAGAAAACCAAGAAACTTTGTATGTACAATCTCTGATGATAGAGGTGAAGAAGCTGTATATGCAGGTATTCCAATTAGTCAAGTGGCAACTCCTGATACAGGATATAGTATTGGTGATGTTATTACACTTTTATGGTTCAAAAAAAGATATCCAAAATGGGCAACAGACTTTATTGAAACTGTAATTAAAACAGTAGCAGACCATGGACCAGCAGTTAGTGGAGCACATAATGCAAAAGTTACTGCAAGAGCTGGTAAAAGTGTTGTTGAAAGTCTTGTAACTGGACTTCTTACAATTGGTCCAAGATTTGGTGGTGCTATTGATGGTGCTGCTAAATATTTTAAATATGCACACGATAATGGGATGACTCCAAAAGAATTTTTAGCTTATATGAAAAAACAAGGTATTCCAATTCCAGGAATTGGACATAGAATTAAATCTGTAAGAAATCCTGATAAAAGAGTTGAAGGACTTAAAAAATATGCAGCAGAGTTTTTCCCAGCAACACCATTACTTGATTATGCGTTAGAAGTTGAAAAAGAGACAACAGCAAAAAAAGAAAATTTAATCTTAAATGTTGATGGTACTATTGGTATTTTAATGGTTGACATGTGGAGAGCATTAGGATATACTGAGAGAGAAATTGAAGAATTTATTGAAAGTGGTACACTTAATGCTTTCTTTATCTTAGGAAGAAGTATAGGATTTATTGGACATATCTTAGATGAAAAAAGACTTGGTATGCCAATGTATAGACATCCTTGGGATGATATTTTATATCAAGTGGATAAAGCAGAGGAGATTTAA
- a CDS encoding prepilin-type N-terminal cleavage/methylation domain-containing protein, whose product MKKSFTLIELIIVLIIIGILAFSLSFKFNNSLQVAADKLIKDLRYTQSLALKEDKYQPFPENNTSIEQNRSKYWFKQWWQLKFKLSINGGNYYYSYSIFSDSPTNSTSTNFNKIGGPTSEYALNSLTNKYAATSSSLTYSKEYNLSKYNIKLIIKPNGSPYTSYNPSLRFVFDNLGNIFLDEGDAGDAGDINPLDKNKRPLLTKTAKIKLCLDNPCIQNKDRCVQINISPSGEIYKSTCN is encoded by the coding sequence ATGAAAAAATCTTTTACTCTAATTGAATTAATTATTGTATTAATAATCATTGGAATATTAGCCTTTTCTTTAAGTTTTAAATTTAATAATTCTCTTCAAGTAGCAGCAGATAAACTTATTAAAGATTTACGATATACACAATCACTTGCACTTAAAGAGGATAAATATCAGCCTTTTCCTGAAAATAATACTTCCATTGAGCAAAATAGAAGTAAATATTGGTTTAAACAGTGGTGGCAATTAAAATTTAAATTAAGTATTAATGGGGGTAATTATTATTATTCATATTCAATATTTAGTGATTCACCAACAAATTCTACTTCTACTAATTTTAATAAAATAGGAGGTCCTACATCAGAGTATGCTTTAAATTCACTAACAAACAAGTATGCTGCAACATCTTCAAGCTTGACTTATTCAAAAGAATATAATTTGTCTAAATATAATATTAAATTAATTATAAAACCAAATGGAAGTCCATATACTTCTTATAATCCTTCTTTAAGATTTGTTTTTGATAATTTAGGAAATATATTTTTAGATGAGGGAGATGCAGGTGATGCAGGAGATATAAATCCTCTTGATAAGAATAAACGTCCTCTGTTAACAAAAACTGCAAAGATAAAACTATGCCTTGATAATCCTTGTATTCAAAATAAAGATAGATGTGTTCAAATAAATATTTCTCCAAGTGGTGAAATATATAAATCTACATGTAATTAA
- a CDS encoding M48 family metallopeptidase, which translates to MVNYLIGLYGVYVFIKILLEIREVFFIKNEFEKGPILLNLEDFKTSAIYSIYKHTFEIFNSLISLFLVIFWLSGGLFILNFLFYDGSLIGELKILGVFFLVNYLLTLPIHIWQKHIDKKFGFNVAPWKIFFIDEIKKVVLFIVFGGLFFAGLIYFIDNFKNWWFIGFIFSFIVIILINILYPFFAAWFNKFEPLKDEELKSSIEEMMQKVGFKSSGIFVMDASKRDTRLNAYFAGLGKSKRVVLFDTLLKKLNKNEILAVLGHELGHFKHKDIIKNIAVMGFVLFIIFYIFGHLPDKLFVSLGIPKVGVNIIILMLLFSDMIMFILQPIINLISRHNEFAADEMGSNLVSKKDLHSALTKLVKENKHFPKVSKFYSFIYYSHPPILERLERLKEDESINNGNK; encoded by the coding sequence ATGGTTAATTATTTAATTGGATTATATGGTGTTTATGTATTTATTAAAATACTACTTGAAATAAGAGAAGTTTTTTTTATTAAAAATGAGTTTGAAAAGGGGCCTATATTACTTAATTTAGAAGATTTTAAAACTTCTGCAATTTATTCAATATATAAACATACTTTTGAAATTTTTAATTCGTTGATTTCTCTATTTTTAGTTATTTTTTGGTTAAGCGGTGGGCTTTTTATATTAAATTTTTTATTTTACGATGGTAGTTTAATAGGCGAGCTTAAAATTTTAGGTGTGTTTTTTTTAGTAAATTATTTATTAACTCTTCCTATTCATATTTGGCAGAAGCATATTGATAAAAAATTTGGTTTTAATGTTGCACCTTGGAAGATATTTTTTATAGATGAGATTAAAAAGGTTGTTTTATTTATAGTTTTTGGTGGATTGTTTTTTGCAGGACTTATTTATTTTATTGATAATTTTAAAAACTGGTGGTTTATTGGATTTATTTTTAGTTTTATAGTAATAATTTTAATAAATATTTTATATCCATTTTTTGCAGCTTGGTTTAATAAATTTGAGCCATTAAAAGATGAGGAGTTAAAATCTTCAATTGAAGAGATGATGCAAAAAGTTGGATTTAAAAGTAGTGGTATATTTGTAATGGATGCGAGTAAGAGAGATACAAGACTTAATGCTTATTTTGCAGGACTTGGTAAAAGTAAAAGAGTTGTTTTATTCGATACTTTACTTAAAAAACTTAATAAAAATGAAATATTAGCTGTTTTAGGACATGAACTTGGACATTTTAAACATAAAGATATTATAAAAAATATTGCAGTGATGGGATTTGTATTATTTATTATTTTTTATATTTTTGGACATTTACCTGATAAACTATTTGTAAGCCTTGGTATTCCAAAAGTTGGAGTAAATATTATCATTTTAATGTTATTATTTAGTGATATGATTATGTTTATACTTCAACCTATAATTAATTTGATTAGCAGACATAATGAATTTGCAGCAGATGAGATGGGTAGTAATTTAGTTAGCAAAAAAGATTTACACTCAGCCTTAACAAAATTAGTAAAAGAAAACAAACATTTTCCAAAAGTTAGTAAGTTTTATTCATTTATTTATTATTCTCATCCTCCAATTTTAGAGAGACTTGAAAGGTTAAAAGAAGATGAAAGTATTAATAACGGGAATAAGTAG
- a CDS encoding SDR family NAD(P)-dependent oxidoreductase yields the protein MKVLITGISRGIGYGLVKHYLEEGYEVYGLGRSNPFGDEIKFYKIDLTAFEKIPHAIESLEIDSLDLAILNAGILGEIKLFKNWSVKELNNIFDVNVWSNKVLIDEICEFTKKIVVMSSGAAVNGNPGWGGYALSKCAVNMMVSIYSKEIDSKIYALAPGVIDTDMVRKVISGDKSSFPSLSRVEETKVDLESGVLRIVKAIERLDEFKSGSFIDVRLI from the coding sequence ATGAAAGTATTAATAACGGGAATAAGTAGAGGAATTGGATATGGTTTAGTTAAGCATTATTTAGAAGAAGGTTATGAAGTTTATGGCCTTGGAAGAAGTAATCCTTTTGGAGATGAAATAAAATTTTATAAAATTGATTTAACAGCATTTGAAAAAATTCCTCATGCGATAGAGAGTTTAGAGATAGACTCTCTTGATTTAGCAATTTTAAATGCTGGTATATTAGGAGAAATTAAGTTATTTAAAAATTGGAGCGTAAAAGAACTTAATAATATTTTTGATGTAAATGTTTGGAGTAATAAAGTTTTGATTGATGAGATTTGTGAATTTACAAAAAAGATTGTTGTTATGAGTAGTGGAGCGGCTGTTAATGGAAATCCTGGGTGGGGAGGATATGCGTTAAGTAAATGTGCTGTTAATATGATGGTTAGTATCTACTCAAAAGAGATTGATTCTAAAATTTATGCATTAGCCCCAGGAGTTATTGATACAGATATGGTTAGAAAAGTAATAAGTGGTGATAAAAGTAGTTTTCCAAGTTTAAGTAGAGTTGAAGAGACAAAAGTTGATTTAGAAAGTGGGGTTTTAAGGATTGTTAAAGCAATTGAGAGATTAGATGAATTTAAGAGTGGAAGTTTTATTGATGTAAGGCTTATTTAA
- a CDS encoding condensin complex protein MksE: MEKVIFEILSKGIIISTNSSKFHKEATFLLDDDNFNSLNSTLNKIGLYLVGEYGYFYLSKDLKSDEEEKYFNSYKHVILAIAQLKKVFVHLDRGHKIKKSEFIKRFENKKDEKIIKALFNTDDLIEITDKLFNLLERNYVLEAKGKDEYLVLNSINYYLDIVNAISEVEDE, encoded by the coding sequence GTGGAAAAAGTAATTTTTGAGATTTTAAGTAAGGGAATTATTATTTCAACTAACTCTTCTAAATTTCATAAAGAAGCAACTTTTTTACTTGATGATGATAATTTTAATTCTTTAAATAGTACTTTAAATAAGATAGGTCTTTATTTAGTAGGTGAGTATGGGTATTTTTATTTAAGTAAAGATTTAAAAAGTGATGAAGAAGAGAAATATTTTAATTCTTATAAACATGTAATATTAGCTATTGCTCAGCTTAAAAAAGTGTTTGTTCATTTAGATAGAGGGCATAAAATAAAAAAGAGTGAGTTTATAAAAAGATTTGAAAATAAAAAAGATGAAAAAATAATAAAAGCTCTTTTTAATACAGATGATTTAATAGAAATTACAGATAAACTTTTTAATTTATTAGAGAGAAACTATGTGTTAGAAGCAAAGGGAAAAGATGAATATTTAGTTTTAAATTCAATAAATTATTATCTTGATATAGTAAATGCTATAAGTGAGGTGGAAGATGAATAA